In the genome of Mytilus edulis chromosome 3, xbMytEdul2.2, whole genome shotgun sequence, one region contains:
- the LOC139514153 gene encoding uncharacterized protein has protein sequence MTQSFEVEKKENEHFYDLFSNIYYSHDTHDYVSLLWGSDYEWKVLTRSFEYSDYQSCSMNYSNWIESFSFLGKERTSLREKIKFHLNFYEVAINKLFKCCNGSYTAKKEFEISTKEWFMNIKYEDAELNKYIVNPLWQGVGSSIYVYDSSWRLCKLLCISRIFLNQDKEIQFTFVCSLAETVMKYQSEEMLLRTIEYYLKIQLLKNPLCTFDNLSTGISDLQFEHQLRFCYSKRMLCENQGNATDQSIEENLKDFILSFDEVTENIVLDYRAKLNIFNSLIHILNKFIEQDHAANIKLTIEVLQKIIKNFFIVYCFKIFGQDSLFRSWRSLKTNGQHFFDFNSLTTPKENLLRDVFSYIMKFQHNLKLIPKNLQTEMMVATIIEENKCMCSCLLKTLRYMPSSRPFETVDEFSNELTFSYLHMHYRTKNILPIFIDTIVDYSAVKGFVNVIKEFCDMKVMTPGNTEIILECICDIANIRFHKKPHELAKVILDINLNQSKGDLLIKITHILWDLLKIREKRKSQNNIKTHQNKKGSKLQQILAEGDRPLFFRSKTRKENEQKRRDINNENMREIKPILYHCLCILRNAKKKEQITDVKISNYINGFKFDEQSLENEDQAGKKSNTEIMLIIMLLLLVAATRHHKSAKLKKYLSQKYEYKEAILYILWCSGDIHINPGPPMKKSRLLHDSQRERAWIQDLSSILLKLYKGKPPHSKPKHLWREKPDDWPSNKPFYDTKNHPHDESGCFVSDSDLLECLIQCCDCKKVYINNVYRNEIAAWRENRNQLLYKLYTFRTETEKIKMVLQNFTIYKDNDELNEALNNINVKLCLKIGDSDLNNDPTKRLKNQSEMIADTTRYLSAVVCKIIKGKDPESKCDGIWTAPPEQWPTNVPFFSPFNRGKCKYTCSDQLLLSTLLQHPKAVIPPKFKSLVEAFQTVVNATDKKEAKKHREVLCRVKTIQTEVSVLDYALTYLHSEGFFTPEIYHSLRQWWTHENVENQTEITFANLQRVSEDRPKIRIEVTRKCVMLSVNMDYPAKSLVCYSISLDDSLPTTLDSNSQHCSDVEQLFNDDNSQGACVNKNLQIPHKQKSNSDAASLNESNYGTDTTQYSIINNDNETDSSKTNEPYTRNKLLPVESNSLSLSELEKSKENATSTKHAKFTSISNREETLARDSDGTNHTTNASGINPIQTGQCDNRQRAIVSETNESEVLIEKQSKGKKRKLSNEDNDNGMKKPLLMGSDIKNDSVHKKTGEETVSDHQFDIDFLLEGCIDDISFQHDKSTSELSKNNSSLGSAEDEIMDTSFTDYDEVSDGLELLLDDLINYESGKTSRLEKELLLDS, from the exons ATGACACAATCAtttgaagttgaaaaaaaagaaaatgaacacttttatgatttattttccaACATTTATTACAGTCATGACACACATGATTACGTCAGCTTACTTTGGGGGAGTGATTATGAATGGAAAGTTTTAACCAGAAGTTTTGAATATTCAGATTATCAATCTTGTTCAATGAATTATTCTAACTGGATAGAATCATTTAGTTTTCTTGGAAAGGAAAGGACATCATTgagagaaaaaattaaatttcatcTGAACTTTTATGAAGTTGCTATAAATAAACTATTCAAATGCTGTAATGGTAGTTATACAGCAAAGAAAGAATTCGAAATCAGTACAAAGGAGTGGTTCATGAACATTAAATATGAAGATGCTGAATTAAACAAATACATAGTAAATCCTCTATGGCAAGGTGTGGGTTCAAGTATATACGTGTATGATAGTTCATGGAGACTTTGTAAACTCCTATGTATTAGTCGTATCTTTTTAAACCAAGATAAAGAAATCCAATTTACGTTTGTTTGCAGTTTAGCAGAAACAGTCATGAAGTATCAGTCTGAAGAAATGTTACTTAGAACTATAGAATATTACTTAAAAATACAACTTCTAAAGAATCCTTTGTGCACTTTTGATAACTTGTCTACTGGCATATCTGATCTACAATTTGAACATCAACTTAGATTTTGTTACAGTAAAAGAATGCTCTGTGAAAATCAAGGCAATGCAACAGACCAATCAATTGAAGAAAATCTTAAGGATTTCATTTTAAGTTTTGATGAAGTGACTGAAAATATTGTACTTGATTATAGAGCAAAACTGAacatttttaattctttaatacATATTCTAAATAAGTTTATTGAACAAGACCATGCTGCAAATATAAAACTAACTATAGAAGTATTGCAAAAGATCATCAAAAATTTCTTTATTGTTTACTGCTTTAAAATTTTCGGTCAAGACTCTCTGTTTAGAAGCTGGCGGTCATTAAAAACAAACGGACAACATTTTTTTGATTTCAACTCTTTAACAACACCAAAGGAAAATTTACTAAGAGATGTTTTTAGCTATATcatgaaatttcaacataatcttaaattaattCCAAAAAATCTGCAAACAGAAATGATGGTTGCTACAATAATTGAGGAAAATAAATGTATGTGTAGCTGTTTGTTAAAAACATTAAGATACATGCCATCATCAAGACCTTTTGAAACAGTTGATGAATTTTCAAATGAACTTACCTTTTCTTATCTTCACATGCATTACAGAACGAAAAACATTCTTCCTATTTTCATTGATACTATTGTAGACTATAGTGCAGTTAAAGGATTTGTAAATGTAATCAAAGAATTTTGTGATATGAAAGTAATGACTCCAGGCAATACAGAGATCATCTTAGAGTGTATTTGTGACATTGCCAATATAAGATTTCACAAGAAACCTCATGAACTTGCAAAAGTTATTCTTGATATAAACTTGAATCAATCAAAAGGAGACCTCTTAATTAAAATAACACACATACTATGGGATCTATTAAAAATCAGAGAAAAGAGGAAAagtcaaaataacataaaaactcATCAGAATAAAAAGGGAAGTAAACTACAGCAAATATTAGCTGAAGGAGACAGGCCATTATTTTTCAGAAGTAAGACAAGGAAGGAGAATGAGCAAAAAAGAAGAGacattaataatgaaaatatgcGAGAAATAAAACCCATTTTGTATCATTGCCTTTGTATTTTAAGAAACGCAAAGAAAAAAGAACAGATAACTgatgtcaaaatttcaaattacataAATGGTTTTAAGTTTGATGAACAATCTTTAGAAAATGAAGATCAGGCTGGAAAGAAAtcaaatacagaaataatgctgATAATAATGCTCCTTCTGCTAGTAGCAGCAACAAGACACCACAAATCTGCTAAGCTGAAGAAGTATTTATCACAGAAGTATGAGTATAAAGAGGCTATACTATATATATTGTGGTGCTCAGGTGACATACACATAAATCCAGGACCCCCGATGAAGAAGAGTCGGTTGCTACATGATTCTCAGAGGGAAAGAGCTTGGATCCAGGATTTGTCATCAATTCTCCTTAAACTATACAAAGGCAAACCACCACATTCCAAACCAAAACACTTATGGAGAGAAAAACCAGACGATTGGCCATCAAATAAACCATTCTATGACACTAAAAATCATCCTCATGATGAATCTGGATGTTTCGTTTCTGATAGTGACCTTTTAGAATGTCTAATACAATGCTGTGATTgtaaaaaagtatatattaacAATGTATATCGAAATGAAATAGCTGCTTGGAGAGAAAATAGAAACCAATTGCTCTATAAACTATACACATTCCGTACtgaaactgaaaaaataaaaatggttcTACAGAACTTCACCATTTACAAAGATAATGATGAACTCAACGAAGCTCTGAACAATATAAATGTGAAACTATGCCTAAAAATAGGAGATAGTGACCTTAACAATGATCCAACGAAAAGACTGAAAAATCAATCTGAAATGATAGCAGATACAACACGTTATCTTAGTGCAGTTGTGTGCAAAATTATAAAGGGAAAAGATCCAGAATCAAAGTGTGACGGAATTTGGACAGCTCCACCAGAACAATGGCCTACTAATGTTCCTTTTTTCAGTCCTTTCAACAGGGGAAAGTGCAAATATACCTGTTCCGACCAGTTACTTCTTTCAACACTGTTGCAACATCCAAAAGCAGTTATTCCTCCAAAATTTAAATCTTTAGTGGAAGCTTTTCAAACTGTTGTCAATGCAACTGACAAAAAGGAAGCCAAAAAGCATAGGGAAGTTCTATGCAGAGTAAAAACAATTCAGACAGAAGTATCAGTACTAGATTATGCTCTTACATACTTGCACTCTGAAGGATTTTTCACACCAGAAATCTATCATTCATTACGTCAATGGTGGACACATGAAAATGTTGAAAACCAAACTGAAATCACATTTGCAAATCTACAAAGAGTTTCTGAAGATAGACCCAAAATTAGAATAGAAGTCACAAGAAAATGTGTGATGCTGTCTGTCAATATGGACTATCCAGCTAAGTCACTAGTGTGTTATAGCATCTCTTTGGATGACAGTCTTCCTACAACACTGGATTCCAACAGTCAACATTGCTCAGATGTTGAACAACTATTCAATGATGACAACTCACAAGGAGCATGTGTCAATAAGAATTTGCAAATTCCACATAAACAGAAATCAAATTCAGATGCAGCTTCATTAAATGAGTCCAATTATGGAACAGACACAACCCAATATTCAATTATCAACAATGATAATGAAACTGACTCTTCAAAAACAAATGAACCTTATACCAGGAATAAATTATTGCCAGTAGAAAGTAACAGTTTGTCACTCAGTGAACTGGAAAAATCCAAAGAAAATGCAACAtccactaaacatgctaaatttaCCAGTATATCAAATAGAGAAGAAACATTAGCTAGAGATTCTGATGGAACGAATCATACAACTAATGCATCAGGGATAAATCCTATCCAGACTGGTCAGTGTGATAACAGACAGAGGGCCATTGTTTCTGAGACAAATGAATCTGAAGTATTGATTGAAAAACAGTCAAAAGGAAAA aaaaggAAACTATCAAATGAAGACAATGACAATGGCATGAAGAAACCACTGTTAATGGGAAGTGATATTAAG AATGATAGTGTTCATAAGAAGACAGGAGAAGAAACAGTGTCAGACCATCAATTTGATATAGATTTCTTATTAGAAGGATGTATTGATGACATATCTTTTCAACATGATAAAAGTACATCTGAACTCTCAAAAAATAACAGTAGTTTGGGAAGTGCAGAAGATGAAATAATGGACACCAGTTTTACTGATTATGATGAAGTCAGTGATGGACTTGAACTTCTATTAGATGATCTCATTAATTATGAATCGGGCAAAACATCAAGACTTGAAAAAGAATTACTTCTTGATAGTTAA